The proteins below are encoded in one region of Ereboglobus luteus:
- a CDS encoding 3-keto-disaccharide hydrolase yields the protein MRTQPSACCLKSVFAATALFAVLLSSAGFAAEPPPGFTALFNGRDLDGWWGAKTEDPRKYMAMSADEFAQKRDASLDDIRAHWSVDNGELVNDGKGLFLTTDKYYGDFELLLEYKALPLGDSGVYLRGCPQVQIWDYTNPKELKNGADKGSGALWNNFKGSPGRFPLVLADKPFGEWSHLRVIMVGSRVWVWLNHQLTVDGAIMDNYYDRKLPKAERAPIPPRGPIQLQTHGSEIRWRDVFIREIPGAEAISILRKRSGVGFSPIFNGKNLDGWAGAIDAVRAENGVITWQPKKGGTLYTKAEYSDFVAQLDFKLPPGGNNGLAIRYPGKGNPAYAGMCESQILDDNYEKNTGKKLKKLQVHGSAYGMVAAHRGYQRPLGEWNYQEVTVVGSTIMVELNGTPILNADLSTVTEFMDNKQHPGKDVEKGHFGFAGHNDPVAFREIAIKRLK from the coding sequence ATGCGCACCCAACCTTCAGCCTGTTGTCTCAAGTCTGTATTTGCCGCAACCGCCTTGTTTGCGGTTTTGCTTTCCTCTGCGGGATTCGCCGCCGAGCCGCCGCCCGGCTTCACGGCACTGTTTAACGGCCGCGACCTCGACGGTTGGTGGGGCGCGAAGACCGAGGACCCGCGCAAATACATGGCCATGTCCGCCGACGAATTCGCGCAAAAACGCGACGCCAGCCTGGACGACATTCGCGCGCACTGGAGCGTCGACAACGGCGAGCTCGTCAACGACGGCAAGGGACTCTTTCTCACCACCGACAAGTATTACGGCGACTTCGAGCTGCTTCTCGAATACAAGGCGCTTCCGCTCGGCGACAGCGGCGTTTACTTGCGCGGATGCCCGCAGGTGCAGATTTGGGATTACACCAATCCGAAGGAGCTGAAGAACGGCGCGGACAAGGGATCCGGCGCGCTTTGGAACAACTTCAAGGGCTCGCCGGGCCGCTTCCCGCTCGTGCTCGCCGACAAGCCGTTCGGCGAATGGAGTCACCTGCGCGTCATCATGGTCGGTTCGCGCGTGTGGGTCTGGCTCAACCACCAGCTCACCGTGGACGGCGCCATCATGGACAACTATTACGACCGCAAGCTCCCGAAGGCTGAGCGCGCCCCGATTCCGCCGCGCGGCCCCATCCAACTCCAAACACACGGCTCGGAAATCCGCTGGCGCGATGTCTTCATCCGCGAAATCCCCGGAGCCGAAGCCATCTCGATTTTGCGCAAACGAAGCGGCGTCGGTTTCTCGCCCATTTTCAATGGCAAAAACCTCGACGGCTGGGCGGGCGCGATCGACGCCGTGCGCGCGGAGAATGGCGTGATCACCTGGCAGCCGAAAAAAGGAGGCACACTTTACACGAAGGCCGAGTATTCGGATTTCGTGGCGCAGTTGGATTTTAAACTTCCTCCCGGCGGAAACAACGGCCTCGCGATTCGTTATCCCGGCAAGGGCAATCCCGCTTATGCCGGCATGTGCGAGAGCCAGATCCTCGACGACAATTACGAAAAGAATACCGGCAAGAAGCTCAAAAAACTTCAGGTGCACGGTTCCGCCTACGGCATGGTCGCGGCGCATCGCGGCTACCAGCGTCCCCTCGGCGAGTGGAATTATCAGGAAGTCACCGTTGTCGGCTCGACAATCATGGTCGAGCTGAACGGAACGCCCATTCTCAACGCCGATCTTTCGACCGTCACCGAGTTCATGGACAACAAGCAGCATCCCGGCAAGGATGTCGAAAAAGGTCACTTCGGATTCGCCGGGCACAACGATCCCGTCGCCTTCCGCGAAATCGCCATCAAGCGGCTGAAATAA